Proteins encoded within one genomic window of Clupea harengus chromosome 10, Ch_v2.0.2, whole genome shotgun sequence:
- the LOC105910813 gene encoding flavin-containing monooxygenase 5-like: MVKRVAVIGAGASGLVCIKSCLDEGLEPVCFESSDDIGGLWRFKENPEPDRASIYSSVIINTSKEMMCFSDFPIPAHFPNYMHNSFIMDYFNMYADHFQLRQYIHFQTRVLHVKQRPDFSHSGQWEVETETRDGKKESNVFDAIMVCTGHHCHPRLPLSDFPGIDTFKGKYFHSRDYKTPEEWRGKRAVVIGIGNSGGDIAVELSRMAKQLFLSTRRGAWVLNRVGDNGMPLDMIFTRMTRTVQRILPFDFFCGIVENQLNRRFNHAMYGLQPKHRFYSQHPTLNDELPNRILSGTVQVKPNIKEFQGSSVVFDDGSVEHDIDLVVFATGYSFSFPFLPPHVLSVSENKTPLYKYIYPPGLEHPTLAVIGLIQPLGAIMPISEMQARWATRVFKGLNKLPSMSAMMKDIKCKEDSMNKRYVTSNRHTIQVDYIPYMDELADQVGVQPRFLSVLLRDPGLWLRIVFGPCTPYQYRLCGPGHWEGARQAIYTQLERVVAPLKTRPIPAKETRRTFSAHLLSLSTVAALVVAVIYKKDNFQEYLQYPIMLLDRLKTHLPA; the protein is encoded by the exons ATGGTCAAGCGTGTAGCTGTGATTGGAGCTGGAGCCTCTGGCCTGGTCTGCATTAAGTCCTGCCTGGATGAGGGGCTGGAGCCTGTCTGCTTTGAAAGCAGTGATGACATTGGCGGACTGTGGAGATTTAAG GAGAACCCAGAGCCAGACAGAGCCAGCATCTATAGCTCTGTCATCATCAACACCTCCAAGGAGATGATGTGCTTCAGCGACTTCCCCATTCCAGCTCACTTCCCAAACTACATGCACAACTCTTTCATCATGGACTACTTCAACATGTACGCAGACCACTTCCAGCTCCGGCAATACATCCATTTCCAG ACAAGGGTGCTGCATGTAAAGCAGAGGCCTGATTTCTCCCACTCCGGCCAGTGGGAAGTAGAGACAGAAACCAGGGAtgggaagaaagaaagcaacGTTTTTGATGCAATTATGGTTTGCACTGGACATCACTGTCACCCGCGCCTGCCCCTGTCTGATTTCCCGG GCATTGACACATTTAAGGGGAAGTACTTCCACAGCCGAGACTACAAGACGCCAGAGGAGTGGCGTGGGAAGAGGGCGGTGGTGATTGGCATTGGGAATTCTGGAGGTGACATCGCTGTGGAGCTCAGCAGAATGGCCAAGCAG ttGTTCCTAAGTACCCGCCGTGGTGCTTGGGTCTTGAATCGAGTGGGTGATAATGGCATGCCCTTGGACATGATCTTCACCAGAATGACACGGACAGTCCAGAGGATACTACCTTTTGACTTCTTTTGTGGCATTGTCGAGAATCAGCTCAACCGCCGGTTTAACCATGCTATGTACGGGCTGCAGCCCAAGCACAG GTTCTACAGTCAGCACCCCACTCTGAACGACGAGCTGCCCAACCGTATCCTCTCTGGCACGGTGCAGGTGAAGCCCAACATCAAAGAGTTCCAAGGTTCCAGCGTGGTGTTTGACGACGGCTCCGTGGAGCACGACATTGATCTGGTGGTGTTTGCCACCGGCTACAGCTTCTCCTTCCCATTCCTTCCCCCTCACGTGCTTTCGGTCTCTGAGAACAAGACCCCTCTGTATAAGTACATCTACCCACCGGGGTTAGAGCACCCCACTCTGGCTGTAATTGGATTGATTCAGCCTCTTGGTGCCATCATGCCCATTTCAGAGATGCAGGCTCGCTGGGCCACACGGGTCTTTAAAG GGTTGAATAAGCTTCCCTCGATGAGTGCCATGATGAAGGACATCAAGTGCAAAGAAGATTCAATGAACAAGAG GTACGTGACTTCCAATAGGCACACCATCCAAGTGGACTACATTCCCTACATGGATGAGTTGGCTGATCAGGTGGGAGTGCAGCCCAGGTTCCTGTCTGTGCTCCTACGGGACCCTGGCTTGTGGCTTAGAATTGTGTTTGGCCCCTGCACACCTTATCAGTACCGCCTGTGTGGACCGGGCCATTGGGAGGGGGCCCGCCAGGCAATCTACACTCAGTTGGAACGGGTGGTAGCGCCCCTCAAGACACGACCCATTCCTGCTAAGGAAACCAGGCGTACCTTTAGTGctcacctgctctctctgtcaacCGTCGCTGCATTGGTGGTGGCTGTGATCTATAAGAAAGACAACTTCCAGGAGTATCTCCAGTATCCCATAATGCTACTGGACAGGCTGAAGACACACCTGCCTGCTTAG